One stretch of Paenibacillus sp. FSL R5-0341 DNA includes these proteins:
- a CDS encoding ABC transporter permease: MNSLHIAWLMIRRTLGRKMGFITFLLLPCLVVTGAVALFGSEQSTRTVIPYVNEDTGVAGTWMINELAGKEEYLLKPMNNEAEVKEAIAQQKGSSGIIIPARYTEELLQGKATEIKLVEMRISEDSYTLRAAVEGLTNGLQQSASAVTLAAGRVSSENDIVEKIQKPVEQLLQETGKHQVAGEVTNLQIYPKPGLSNVTGFTIMFMMGLLTSAVAVIMEDRRKRTMARVYTAPVRAYEIALGNFLGSFVIGMIQIVLVLGVSRWLLHYDAGIPFGIHFMILAAFMLVSMGIASTVAGLIRNPKNANMLNSLVIMPTCMIGGCFWPISLMPDYMQKLANFVPQKWTIQAVETISAGGTLSDITMPLLILFGMAAILLTVGSAILRPSQPGVDA; the protein is encoded by the coding sequence ATGAATAGTCTACACATCGCCTGGTTGATGATCAGACGTACACTTGGTCGTAAAATGGGCTTCATTACGTTTCTGCTTCTGCCTTGCCTGGTGGTTACAGGAGCAGTTGCCCTTTTTGGGAGTGAGCAGAGTACACGGACGGTCATTCCCTATGTCAACGAGGATACAGGGGTAGCAGGGACATGGATGATTAACGAGCTTGCTGGCAAAGAAGAGTATCTGCTTAAGCCAATGAACAATGAAGCAGAAGTGAAGGAAGCTATTGCTCAGCAAAAAGGAAGTTCTGGCATCATCATTCCGGCACGTTATACGGAGGAACTGCTTCAGGGTAAGGCCACCGAAATTAAACTGGTGGAAATGCGTATAAGTGAAGATTCCTATACACTACGAGCAGCAGTTGAAGGTTTGACGAACGGATTGCAACAATCTGCTTCAGCTGTTACGTTGGCTGCGGGTCGTGTCTCAAGTGAGAATGACATAGTGGAGAAGATACAAAAGCCGGTTGAACAGCTATTGCAGGAAACAGGAAAGCATCAGGTTGCTGGTGAAGTCACGAATCTGCAGATCTATCCCAAGCCAGGCCTGAGCAATGTGACTGGATTTACAATCATGTTTATGATGGGCCTGCTGACCAGCGCAGTTGCTGTGATTATGGAAGATCGCAGGAAACGCACGATGGCCAGAGTATATACGGCGCCCGTTCGTGCATATGAGATTGCGCTTGGCAATTTTCTGGGCAGCTTTGTCATTGGTATGATTCAGATTGTTCTGGTTTTGGGAGTCAGCAGGTGGTTGCTGCATTATGATGCGGGTATCCCTTTTGGAATTCATTTCATGATCTTGGCGGCATTCATGCTGGTCTCCATGGGGATTGCGAGCACTGTTGCAGGATTAATCCGTAATCCCAAAAATGCCAACATGTTGAATTCACTTGTCATTATGCCAACCTGCATGATAGGCGGTTGTTTCTGGCCGATCTCGTTGATGCCTGACTATATGCAGAAGCTCGCCAACTTTGTTCCACAGAAGTGGACGATTCAGGCAGTCGAAACGATCTCCGCCGGCGGTACGTTATCGGATATTACAATGCCACTATTAATATTGTTCGGCATGGCTGCCATTTTGTTGACGGTTGGTTCTGCGATTCTGCGCCCCAGTCAGCCAGGTGTGGATGCATAA
- the uvrB gene encoding excinuclease ABC subunit UvrB produces MSDIIMSDKTFEIESEFSPQGDQPAAIKELVKGVQEGKRYQTLLGATGTGKTFTIAQTIAQLQRPTLIIAHNKTLAAQLASEFKDFFPNNMVEYFVSYYDYFQPEAYIPSSDTYIEKDSSINEEIDKLRHAATSSLFERRDVIIVASVSCIYGLGSPHSYSSMLLSLRVGMEKPRNQILSRLVEIQYQRNDINFVRGTFRVRGDVVEIFPASKGEHAIRVELFGDEIEKITEIDVLTGELIGEREHIAIFPASHFVTQEETMKVALVNIERELEERLEVLREQGKLLEAQRLEQRTRYDIEMMKEVGFCSGIENYSGPLTFRERGDTPYTLMDYFPDDMLIVVDESHVTLPQIRAMYNGDQARKTVLVDHGFRLPSALDNRPLKFDEFEGKMDQIIYVSATPGPYEIEHTDTMVQQIIRPTGLLDPIIELRPTKGQIDDLIGEINDRIAKDERVLITTLTKKMSEDLTDYLKEIGIKVRYLHSEIKTLERMAILRDLRLGVFHVLIGINLLREGLDLPEVSLVAILDADKEGFLRSERSLIQTIGRAARNSEGRVILYGDKVTDSMDKAIKETERRRAIQIEYNEKHGITPQTIRKKVRDVIEATKVAESKKDYLTGAAEKMSKKDRQALIQRLEVEMKDAAKNLQFERAAELRDALLELRAE; encoded by the coding sequence ATGAGCGATATTATAATGAGCGACAAAACGTTCGAGATCGAGTCAGAGTTTTCTCCCCAAGGTGATCAGCCTGCAGCCATTAAAGAACTGGTGAAGGGTGTTCAGGAGGGGAAAAGGTATCAGACACTGCTGGGTGCAACGGGTACCGGTAAGACATTTACGATTGCCCAGACCATTGCCCAGCTGCAACGTCCGACGCTTATTATTGCGCACAATAAGACGTTGGCAGCGCAGCTTGCAAGTGAGTTCAAAGATTTTTTCCCTAATAACATGGTTGAGTATTTCGTCAGTTATTACGATTACTTTCAGCCAGAAGCATATATCCCTTCCTCCGATACGTATATCGAGAAGGATTCAAGTATTAATGAAGAGATCGACAAACTGCGGCATGCAGCGACAAGTTCATTGTTTGAGCGCAGGGATGTCATCATTGTAGCGAGTGTGTCCTGTATTTATGGTCTGGGTTCACCTCACTCATATTCCAGCATGTTGCTGTCACTCCGGGTAGGTATGGAGAAACCGCGCAATCAGATTTTGTCCCGACTGGTAGAGATTCAGTATCAACGGAACGATATTAACTTTGTGAGGGGAACATTCCGTGTCCGTGGGGATGTAGTTGAGATTTTCCCTGCCTCTAAGGGCGAACATGCGATTCGGGTTGAATTGTTCGGTGATGAGATTGAGAAGATTACGGAGATTGACGTGTTAACCGGAGAACTGATTGGTGAACGTGAACATATTGCCATCTTCCCGGCGTCTCACTTTGTAACGCAAGAAGAGACGATGAAGGTTGCATTGGTGAACATTGAGCGTGAACTGGAAGAGCGTCTTGAAGTGTTGCGTGAACAGGGGAAATTGCTGGAGGCTCAGCGACTGGAGCAGCGTACACGGTACGATATCGAGATGATGAAGGAAGTCGGATTCTGTTCAGGGATTGAGAACTATTCGGGTCCGCTGACTTTCCGAGAACGTGGCGATACGCCATATACACTGATGGATTACTTCCCGGATGACATGTTGATCGTGGTCGATGAGTCCCATGTGACGCTGCCACAGATCCGTGCGATGTACAATGGTGACCAAGCGCGGAAGACGGTGCTGGTTGATCATGGTTTCCGTCTGCCGTCAGCGCTGGATAATCGTCCACTCAAATTCGACGAGTTCGAAGGCAAGATGGATCAGATTATCTATGTATCTGCCACACCAGGTCCTTATGAGATTGAGCATACGGATACGATGGTGCAACAGATTATTCGTCCAACCGGACTACTTGATCCAATTATCGAACTGCGTCCAACGAAGGGACAGATTGATGACTTGATCGGTGAGATTAACGATCGGATTGCCAAAGACGAACGTGTGTTGATTACAACATTAACGAAGAAAATGTCCGAGGACCTGACGGATTATCTCAAGGAGATTGGAATCAAGGTACGCTACCTGCACTCCGAGATCAAAACGTTGGAACGGATGGCGATTTTACGTGATCTAAGGCTGGGCGTTTTCCATGTTCTAATCGGGATTAACTTGCTCCGGGAAGGTCTGGATCTGCCGGAAGTATCCCTGGTAGCGATATTGGATGCCGACAAAGAAGGATTCCTGCGTTCCGAACGCTCACTGATCCAAACGATTGGTCGTGCCGCGCGGAACAGCGAGGGGCGCGTTATTCTGTACGGTGACAAAGTGACCGATTCGATGGACAAGGCGATTAAGGAAACCGAACGTCGTCGTGCGATTCAGATCGAGTACAACGAGAAACATGGCATTACACCACAGACGATTCGCAAAAAAGTGCGTGATGTGATTGAAGCAACCAAAGTTGCTGAATCCAAAAAAGATTATCTCACAGGTGCTGCCGAGAAGATGTCGAAGAAAGATCGCCAGGCGCTTATCCAGCGTCTGGAGGTAGAGATGAAAGATGCAGCCAAAAACCTGCAGTTTGAGCGTGCTGCCGAGCTTCGCGATGCGTTGCTGGAACTTCGCGCTGAATAA
- a CDS encoding sensor histidine kinase, giving the protein MPMRFLQYGLIIVPAVLYLLMLPLENEAVYTLYIIIALGLSVWKDFTRSSAQQWLLLLAEILWSCWLIASYGPFMLFPSLSVLYVYMYRLEGSRRWLMFGSQLVVSNIALHWYYSDPHTLQPGLTTLYTNATALFSAKTTAMVLGNLFLLITAALSWQGSRTASSRGQLEQVYDELRSKHYELQEARAQLLLFTKQLEGAAQAEERTRISRQLHDDIGHRLIRTKMMSEAALLTLPRDQEKGTEMVRQIRDQLATSMDDMRSTLHKLQPDSYVSNAYALDRLLEEVGRDTGVKTHYEVHGPSHVLYPSIQIVLYKNVKEAVTNALRHGNASSISVELVFGDQKVCMSVSNDGNINPHSTKGNGIGQEGMRLRTQMVGGTLEIQSAYPYTVITRIPITNKVDIL; this is encoded by the coding sequence ATGCCGATGCGGTTTCTGCAATACGGATTAATTATCGTTCCAGCAGTGCTGTACCTGTTGATGCTACCCTTGGAAAACGAAGCCGTCTACACCCTGTATATCATCATCGCGCTTGGGCTCTCCGTGTGGAAAGATTTCACCCGTTCAAGTGCACAGCAGTGGCTGTTGCTTCTGGCCGAAATACTCTGGAGCTGTTGGCTGATTGCTTCGTATGGACCATTCATGTTATTCCCTTCTCTATCCGTGCTTTACGTGTATATGTACAGACTGGAGGGAAGTCGGCGGTGGCTGATGTTTGGAAGTCAGCTTGTGGTAAGCAATATTGCATTGCATTGGTATTATTCTGACCCACATACATTGCAGCCAGGGTTAACTACACTGTATACAAACGCCACTGCTCTATTCTCCGCAAAGACAACCGCGATGGTTCTTGGCAACCTGTTTCTGCTCATCACAGCGGCTCTGTCCTGGCAGGGATCAAGAACGGCGAGCAGCCGCGGACAACTGGAACAAGTCTATGACGAGCTTCGCAGCAAACATTACGAGCTACAAGAAGCGCGTGCGCAACTTCTGTTATTTACAAAGCAACTTGAAGGAGCGGCTCAGGCAGAGGAACGTACCCGTATTTCAAGACAGCTTCATGACGATATCGGCCATCGACTGATTCGCACCAAAATGATGTCGGAAGCCGCCCTGCTGACCCTCCCCCGAGATCAGGAAAAGGGAACAGAAATGGTGAGACAGATTCGTGATCAATTGGCCACCAGTATGGATGATATGCGCAGCACACTGCACAAACTGCAGCCGGATTCCTATGTATCCAATGCCTACGCACTGGATCGCCTCCTTGAGGAAGTGGGCAGAGATACTGGTGTGAAGACACATTATGAAGTTCATGGCCCATCCCATGTGCTGTATCCCAGCATACAAATCGTTTTGTACAAAAATGTAAAAGAAGCCGTAACGAATGCACTGCGACATGGAAATGCCTCTTCAATCTCAGTGGAGTTGGTATTCGGGGATCAGAAAGTATGTATGAGCGTAAGTAATGATGGCAATATCAATCCTCATTCGACTAAGGGAAATGGCATAGGACAGGAAGGCATGCGTCTTCGTACACAAATGGTAGGAGGGACTCTTGAGATTCAATCGGCTTATCCGTATACGGTGATTACACGCATTCCAATAACGAACAAAGTTGATATACTCTGA
- a CDS encoding flagellar motor protein, with protein sequence MDIATLIGIIAGIAAVISGFLWEGGQLSGLLQKTAALIVFGGTIAAVVASFPAHRLRTIPAALRMAFGRNNNESGLWVEELVEMSSIARRSGVLALERKVMDHPHPFLQDGIQMVVDGTDQDVVRQILEMEIDSIELKHEGYAKIFESAGGYAPTMGIIGTVMGLIQVLGSLTDPTGLGPAIAVAFTATLYGVASANLIFLPIASKIKSRGADEVQTMEMLLEGVLAIQNGENPQLVRKRLESFTLTHRQHVRPLAKEGLDESAQ encoded by the coding sequence ATGGATATTGCGACACTTATCGGTATTATTGCCGGAATTGCCGCAGTCATTAGCGGTTTTTTGTGGGAAGGCGGTCAATTGTCCGGTCTCCTGCAAAAAACGGCTGCTTTAATTGTATTCGGTGGAACGATTGCTGCTGTGGTTGCCAGTTTCCCAGCGCATCGCCTTCGTACAATTCCAGCTGCCTTGCGTATGGCTTTTGGACGCAACAATAATGAATCAGGCTTGTGGGTTGAAGAGCTGGTCGAGATGTCTTCAATCGCGCGCCGCTCAGGTGTACTTGCATTGGAACGCAAGGTTATGGATCATCCGCATCCATTTTTGCAAGATGGTATTCAGATGGTTGTCGATGGTACGGATCAGGATGTGGTTCGCCAGATCCTGGAGATGGAAATTGACTCCATTGAACTAAAACATGAGGGATATGCCAAAATATTTGAATCCGCTGGTGGTTATGCCCCAACCATGGGCATCATCGGAACTGTGATGGGACTTATTCAGGTCCTTGGCAGTTTGACCGATCCCACAGGACTCGGACCTGCCATTGCTGTTGCCTTTACCGCAACCCTGTATGGGGTCGCCAGTGCCAATCTTATCTTTTTGCCCATTGCCTCCAAGATCAAATCCAGAGGTGCAGACGAAGTGCAGACCATGGAAATGCTTCTCGAAGGTGTACTTGCCATTCAGAACGGTGAGAATCCCCAGCTTGTACGCAAAAGACTGGAGTCCTTCACCCTCACGCATCGTCAGCACGTACGTCCCCTAGCAAAGGAGGGATTGGATGAGTCGGCGCAGTAA
- a CDS encoding ABC transporter permease, with amino-acid sequence MNIWHICIFELRRILKIRSVVLNLFILPLLLIFILGTALSSTMGTADDVIPDTVRVGIIHLSTESGVGLGTLNQALDTFVNSPAVAEMVKVQNFTTEEEAVHSLRTGKLDFAVMIPSDFEQNMMMGKEARLQWIRGKDNTLNTLGETLFTRFTDELNRQMAMTKVLGPEVIAAMAAFSESGDVNPTSIAVINPGKTGTAYSASQYYAASMLAMFMLYSGMTTSTSLFGERDNKTLIRLQAAPIGNGVIFAGKIAGNSLLAFLQATTIILMTYWLYGVDWGTHPWYIVLTCVFITLASMTLGVIVALVCKSTASASASIQGIIVIMTFISGGFMPIPIDFVQRISGFTVNHWALQSFLRMMLDAPVGEIMYSILMLGVVCAVLLAISGLIYRKAGYRYE; translated from the coding sequence ATGAATATATGGCATATTTGCATTTTTGAATTGAGACGTATTCTTAAGATTCGATCTGTAGTGTTGAACCTGTTCATTCTGCCATTATTATTGATTTTCATATTGGGCACGGCCCTTTCCAGTACGATGGGTACGGCGGATGATGTTATTCCGGATACTGTACGTGTGGGAATCATCCATTTGAGTACTGAATCAGGCGTAGGATTAGGTACGCTTAATCAAGCGCTGGATACATTTGTGAATTCCCCAGCGGTAGCTGAGATGGTTAAGGTACAGAACTTTACGACAGAAGAAGAGGCTGTCCATTCGCTGCGTACCGGCAAGCTGGACTTTGCCGTAATGATCCCTTCGGATTTTGAGCAGAACATGATGATGGGGAAAGAGGCCCGGTTACAGTGGATTCGAGGAAAGGACAACACACTTAATACGTTGGGTGAAACTTTGTTCACACGTTTTACGGATGAATTGAACCGACAGATGGCGATGACCAAAGTGCTCGGTCCGGAAGTGATTGCTGCCATGGCAGCTTTTTCGGAGTCTGGTGATGTGAACCCCACCTCCATTGCTGTCATTAATCCCGGTAAGACAGGTACGGCGTATAGTGCCTCCCAATACTATGCAGCATCCATGCTGGCAATGTTCATGTTGTACTCAGGCATGACAACCAGCACCAGCCTTTTTGGAGAGCGTGATAACAAAACGTTAATCCGCCTTCAGGCTGCGCCTATAGGTAATGGAGTTATTTTCGCTGGCAAAATTGCAGGAAATAGTCTGCTCGCTTTCTTACAAGCAACGACGATTATCCTTATGACATATTGGCTCTACGGTGTGGATTGGGGAACACATCCTTGGTATATCGTGCTGACTTGTGTGTTCATCACATTGGCATCCATGACTCTTGGCGTGATCGTGGCATTGGTATGCAAAAGCACAGCTTCGGCTAGTGCATCCATACAAGGTATCATCGTTATCATGACATTCATCAGCGGTGGATTCATGCCCATTCCGATTGATTTCGTACAACGGATTAGCGGATTTACGGTTAACCACTGGGCGCTCCAGAGTTTTCTGAGAATGATGCTGGATGCACCTGTAGGAGAGATTATGTACAGCATTCTAATGTTAGGCGTGGTATGCGCTGTATTACTGGCTATCTCTGGATTGATCTATAGAAAGGCAGGATACCGATATGAATAG
- a CDS encoding flagellar motor protein MotB — MSRRSKRRGKRETVDHRDRWMITYADLITLLLIFFVIMYAMSNLDSGKYDVVTQSLQNTFNASDSVLELGEGLGEKPGQTITETPPSEVQGEGTPSDSGTATPEDDDKPLTEREEQFRSQEQELQNLFNVITQYIEDNKLENQIFVADKPQGLSITLSDRFLFDQGQAALKDGAAPTLSKLASLFRDLNTVVSIEGHTDNVPVGANSAYTDNWQLSGERALSVLRFFLDTEKLNPDGFQYAGYADTRPTGDNTTAAGRQKNRRVEITVLRQLQP; from the coding sequence ATGAGTCGGCGCAGTAAACGGCGCGGAAAACGTGAAACTGTCGATCATCGGGATCGCTGGATGATTACTTATGCCGATCTCATCACCCTGCTTTTAATATTTTTTGTCATCATGTACGCCATGAGCAATCTGGATTCCGGTAAATATGATGTCGTTACTCAATCCTTACAAAATACATTCAACGCGTCCGACTCTGTACTTGAGCTTGGTGAAGGACTCGGTGAGAAACCCGGACAGACGATTACAGAGACCCCACCATCCGAGGTTCAGGGTGAAGGAACGCCTTCCGATTCCGGGACTGCTACGCCAGAAGATGACGACAAGCCTCTCACAGAGCGTGAAGAGCAATTCAGATCACAGGAACAGGAACTGCAAAATCTGTTCAATGTGATTACCCAATATATCGAGGATAATAAACTGGAAAATCAAATTTTTGTTGCGGACAAGCCACAGGGCCTCTCCATTACCCTAAGTGACCGTTTCCTTTTTGACCAGGGACAGGCCGCTCTAAAGGATGGGGCAGCACCAACGCTCAGTAAGCTTGCCAGCCTGTTCCGTGATCTGAACACCGTTGTCAGCATTGAGGGTCACACCGATAATGTTCCTGTGGGGGCAAACTCCGCCTATACCGATAACTGGCAGCTTTCGGGAGAACGCGCACTATCTGTATTGCGATTCTTTCTGGATACAGAGAAGCTCAACCCTGACGGCTTCCAATACGCCGGTTATGCGGATACTCGCCCAACGGGTGACAACACTACAGCGGCTGGCAGACAAAAGAACCGTCGAGTGGAAATTACTGTCTTGCGTCAGCTCCAACCTTAA
- a CDS encoding PDZ domain-containing protein, which yields MEWVWPWLTTLGEALLQLFIQPFYYIAVILIALIYHRQLLQERKLFHVRLQSSITQTIRAVLGGILIGTIVSIVTLFLGAHLTLGSLICIWAATLVLSLFRIRYLCFAYAAGLLGVVQFGLNLASGWQPSGWMGSITETIRTLDMPALLVLAALLHMGEALLVRMQGVSMASPLLFEGKRGKLVGGYQLQQFWAIPLLILVPVTGGGAELAWNPLMNAGHSYMLVALPIMLGFGEITQSMLPGQKVQITSKRLMIYGTTLLVFSLLAAWWSPLMVVAALIAFIGHELLVWYSAFEEQNRSPVFVHPQHGLKVLAVIPESPAADLGIEAGETLYKVNGKLVHSPEELHRALRMNPAFCKLEVRNHQGESKFMQRAIYEGEHHQLGIIMAPDNHEVWAIRLRPLTLFHIVNLKLFARLKKPHRDEAPLALPPAPVVSDKGSIEM from the coding sequence ATGGAATGGGTATGGCCGTGGTTAACTACATTAGGGGAAGCTTTGTTACAGTTGTTTATTCAGCCGTTTTATTATATTGCGGTGATCCTGATTGCGCTGATCTATCATCGTCAGTTACTACAGGAGCGTAAATTGTTTCATGTCCGTTTGCAAAGCTCGATAACACAGACGATTCGTGCGGTGCTCGGAGGCATACTCATCGGTACCATTGTCTCAATCGTGACCCTATTTCTCGGTGCACATCTTACGCTGGGAAGTCTCATATGCATATGGGCTGCAACGTTAGTTCTATCCTTGTTCCGTATCCGATATCTGTGCTTTGCCTACGCGGCAGGTTTGCTGGGTGTGGTGCAATTTGGTTTGAATCTGGCTTCAGGCTGGCAACCATCCGGTTGGATGGGCAGTATCACGGAGACGATACGTACTCTGGATATGCCTGCACTGCTTGTTTTAGCGGCCCTCCTACATATGGGTGAAGCCCTGTTGGTACGTATGCAGGGAGTATCGATGGCATCACCGCTTCTCTTCGAGGGAAAACGTGGGAAACTGGTGGGTGGATATCAACTACAACAGTTCTGGGCCATTCCCCTACTGATTCTTGTTCCCGTCACAGGAGGTGGCGCGGAGCTGGCATGGAATCCACTTATGAATGCAGGACATAGTTATATGCTGGTTGCATTGCCCATCATGCTCGGATTTGGTGAGATCACGCAGAGTATGCTTCCGGGACAGAAGGTGCAGATTACATCCAAGCGTTTGATGATCTATGGGACAACCTTGCTCGTGTTCAGTTTGCTTGCTGCATGGTGGTCTCCACTTATGGTGGTTGCTGCATTGATTGCATTTATTGGACATGAACTTCTGGTATGGTACAGCGCATTTGAAGAGCAAAATCGCAGTCCGGTATTTGTTCATCCGCAGCATGGGTTGAAGGTATTGGCTGTTATTCCGGAGAGTCCTGCTGCAGATTTGGGGATTGAAGCAGGAGAGACGTTGTATAAGGTGAATGGTAAGTTGGTTCATTCACCGGAAGAGTTGCATCGCGCTCTGCGGATGAACCCGGCTTTTTGCAAGCTTGAGGTGCGTAATCACCAGGGAGAAAGCAAGTTCATGCAACGAGCGATCTATGAAGGGGAGCATCATCAGCTTGGGATTATTATGGCACCAGATAATCATGAGGTATGGGCGATTCGTTTACGTCCACTGACTTTGTTCCATATTGTTAACCTCAAATTGTTTGCCCGCCTGAAAAAACCACACAGGGACGAAGCTCCACTGGCGTTACCGCCTGCCCCTGTGGTTAGTGACAAAGGGTCCATAGAGATGTAA
- a CDS encoding ABC transporter ATP-binding protein, which yields MGILEVDHVVKRYGSRLSVDHLNLSVGKGEIFGLLGPNGAGKSTTISMIAGLLNMDQGEIRLDGISVKERPLEVKRKIGLVPQDLALYETMTAAENVTFFARLYGLRGKLLKERVQESLEFVGLQDKAKDAPATFSGGMKRRLNIACAITHRPDLIIMDEPTVGIDPQSRNHILESVRTLNKMGSTIIYTSHYMEEVAAISHRVAIMDQGRIIACGTEAELRERVASEEKVVLSTSGIGPDVVEELKLHPRVRMVDVSENTLTITLPSAQQDLQDLLFICSKHEISIQSLKVEEPDLETLFLNLTGRTLRD from the coding sequence ATGGGCATACTTGAAGTGGATCATGTCGTAAAACGATACGGTAGCAGGCTGTCAGTGGATCACTTGAACCTTAGTGTTGGCAAAGGCGAAATTTTTGGATTACTCGGTCCCAATGGAGCAGGGAAAAGTACCACCATCAGTATGATTGCAGGGCTCCTGAATATGGATCAGGGTGAAATCAGATTAGATGGGATATCGGTCAAGGAGCGACCGCTTGAAGTGAAGCGTAAGATCGGACTGGTTCCGCAGGATCTGGCTTTATACGAAACGATGACGGCTGCGGAGAATGTGACTTTTTTTGCCCGACTGTATGGACTGCGTGGAAAATTGCTTAAGGAGAGGGTACAGGAATCCCTTGAATTTGTAGGGTTACAGGATAAAGCAAAGGATGCTCCCGCAACCTTCTCCGGCGGTATGAAACGCAGGTTAAACATCGCATGTGCGATTACACATCGCCCGGATCTCATTATTATGGATGAACCCACAGTTGGTATTGATCCACAATCTCGGAATCATATCCTTGAATCGGTACGCACACTCAATAAGATGGGTTCAACGATCATATATACAAGTCATTACATGGAGGAAGTTGCTGCGATTAGTCACCGGGTTGCAATTATGGATCAGGGACGAATCATTGCCTGTGGGACTGAAGCAGAGCTGAGAGAACGGGTAGCATCGGAGGAAAAAGTAGTGCTCTCCACTTCCGGTATCGGTCCCGACGTTGTGGAAGAACTGAAACTTCACCCTCGCGTGCGGATGGTAGACGTTTCAGAGAATACACTGACCATTACGCTGCCTTCGGCACAGCAGGATCTCCAGGATCTGCTCTTCATTTGCAGCAAACATGAAATATCCATTCAGTCGCTCAAGGTGGAAGAGCCGGATCTGGAAACGTTGTTCCTCAATCTGACCGGGCGTACGCTTCGGGATTAG
- a CDS encoding response regulator transcription factor gives MNQKSDAVPPPLIQLILVDDDYFIRESLKVLLGLDSGITVTGTASNGHEALGLLEAGTHADVVLMDIRMPECDGVEGTQLIKVRFPEIQVLMLTTFDDDEYIIQALQNGASGYLLKNVPPERIIQGIKTVHNGDMLIHPDIARKLTGLLRPTTTSLTQNPIEAYGLTRMELAVAEAISEGLSNKEIAAKLFLSEGTVKNYVTDILGKLSLRDRTQIAIFMLKK, from the coding sequence ATGAACCAAAAGAGTGATGCAGTCCCCCCTCCACTTATTCAACTGATTCTCGTGGACGATGATTACTTCATTCGTGAGAGCCTTAAAGTGTTGCTAGGACTTGACTCTGGCATTACTGTTACAGGCACAGCCTCAAACGGGCATGAAGCGCTGGGATTGCTTGAAGCAGGAACACATGCAGATGTGGTGTTGATGGATATTCGGATGCCCGAATGTGACGGAGTCGAAGGCACACAACTTATCAAGGTACGTTTTCCTGAAATCCAGGTACTCATGCTGACTACGTTTGACGATGACGAGTATATTATTCAGGCATTACAGAATGGGGCAAGCGGTTATTTGCTCAAAAACGTCCCGCCTGAGCGAATCATTCAAGGCATCAAGACCGTACATAACGGCGATATGTTAATTCATCCAGATATTGCTCGCAAGCTAACAGGACTTCTTCGTCCTACTACGACTTCCCTGACACAGAATCCAATCGAAGCCTATGGACTGACACGTATGGAGCTGGCGGTTGCCGAGGCCATATCGGAGGGTCTATCCAATAAAGAAATTGCCGCCAAACTGTTCCTCAGTGAGGGCACGGTCAAAAACTACGTCACGGATATTCTCGGCAAGTTGAGCTTACGTGATCGGACTCAAATCGCCATCTTTATGTTAAAAAAATAA